A region from the Mycolicibacterium litorale genome encodes:
- a CDS encoding replication initiator, whose product MNNPTPPQLALPGIPDTVDTATVIDEMVRRAASMGYESWWRRAESVGFCAHPIQLVGADEYGRQRVVWTRCNNRRAHICPSCSDLYARDTWQLVHAGAAGGHHDMPITVADRPQVFLTLTAPSFGPVHTTGDSAHKQRVCRDHHRTGGYQRCRHGKPLWCSTVHDDDDDQVGQPLCAECYDYVGHVLFTWHLPELWRRFTIALRRALRKNLKAVGVDPDWIRVSFLKVVELQARAIPHIHTLIRLDPHDDSQQSDWESPVGATELAAIIQHAARSVSLTVNDPCADDGVRVILFGGQIDTRPITPTDPVKKVSPEQDSSTGRSLSGRRVARYLAKYVTKSLADLGISARRLSTEAIPDLDVSEHVRAILTTISDLADRGLSGVRRWLHTLGFRGHITSKSRRYSTTMTALRQHRATWTREQNAKNTAHQHNPVTQDGDGDELVAWEFDRAGHTSLGERTLTITAALHRIQQRRTACEALQNQRRDMQGEVPDG is encoded by the coding sequence GTGAATAACCCCACACCACCACAACTCGCCCTGCCCGGCATTCCGGATACGGTCGACACCGCCACAGTGATCGATGAGATGGTGCGCCGCGCGGCCTCGATGGGGTACGAATCATGGTGGCGGCGTGCGGAATCGGTCGGCTTCTGCGCCCACCCCATCCAACTGGTCGGCGCCGATGAATACGGGCGGCAGCGGGTGGTATGGACGCGGTGCAACAACCGCCGCGCCCACATCTGCCCCTCCTGCTCGGACCTCTACGCCCGCGACACCTGGCAACTCGTGCACGCCGGTGCCGCCGGCGGCCACCACGACATGCCCATCACGGTGGCCGATCGCCCGCAAGTGTTCCTCACGCTGACCGCGCCCAGCTTCGGCCCCGTCCACACCACAGGCGATAGCGCGCACAAGCAGCGGGTGTGTCGGGACCACCATCGCACCGGTGGCTATCAGCGCTGCCGCCACGGAAAACCGTTGTGGTGCAGCACTGTCCATGACGATGATGACGACCAGGTCGGTCAGCCATTGTGTGCCGAATGCTATGACTATGTCGGGCACGTGCTGTTCACCTGGCACCTGCCCGAACTGTGGCGACGATTCACCATCGCCCTGCGCCGCGCACTCCGCAAGAACCTAAAAGCCGTCGGGGTCGACCCCGACTGGATCCGGGTGAGCTTCCTCAAAGTCGTTGAACTGCAAGCCCGCGCCATCCCACACATCCACACCCTGATCCGGCTGGACCCCCACGACGACAGTCAGCAGAGTGACTGGGAATCACCCGTGGGCGCAACCGAGCTCGCCGCGATCATCCAGCACGCCGCCCGCAGCGTCAGCCTGACCGTCAACGACCCCTGCGCGGACGATGGCGTGCGGGTGATCCTCTTCGGCGGCCAAATCGACACCCGCCCCATCACACCCACCGATCCGGTGAAGAAGGTGTCACCAGAGCAGGATTCGTCGACCGGTCGGTCACTGTCTGGCCGGCGGGTAGCGCGCTACCTCGCCAAATACGTCACCAAATCCCTAGCCGACCTCGGCATCAGCGCCCGCCGCCTGTCCACCGAAGCCATACCCGACCTGGACGTGTCCGAGCATGTGCGCGCAATCCTGACCACCATCAGCGATCTCGCCGACAGAGGACTCAGCGGCGTCAGGCGCTGGCTGCACACCCTCGGGTTCCGAGGTCACATCACCAGCAAATCCCGCCGCTACTCGACCACAATGACCGCACTACGCCAACATCGCGCCACCTGGACCCGCGAACAGAACGCGAAAAATACTGCACACCAGCACAACCCGGTCACCCAAGACGGGGACGGCGATGAACTGGTGGCGTGGGAGTTCGACCGCGCCGGCCACACCAGCCTCGGTGAGCGCACCCTGACCATCACCGCCGCACTACACCGCATCCAGCAACGACGCACTGCGTGCGAAGCGCTACAGAACCAGCGTCGTGACATGCAGGGCGAGGTGCCCGATGGCTAA